The Candida dubliniensis CD36 chromosome 2, complete sequence genome contains a region encoding:
- a CDS encoding gluconate kinase, putative (SGD entry needs updating; UniProt is current): MTTTTTVIVVGGPAGTGKTTQGELISKYYQCPFIEGDALHPQENIDKMSQGIPLTDEDRWGWLKQLSQVSSIKAKDSKNITNISVVSCSILKKKYRDFIKKNSVDSLINFRFVFLYTTFEELMNRVENRKGHYMKSDMVKSQYDIMEIPKDEELLQNGGDAITVDTSGKSPEEIFKEIIGTDNILLKN, from the coding sequence ATgacaacaaccacaacagtGATAGTAGTAGGGGGGCCAGCCGGTACCGGTAAAACCACTCAAGGTGAATTGATATccaaatattatcaatgtCCATTTATAGAAGGTGATGCATTACATCCTCAAGAAAATATCGATAAAATGTCTCAAGGAATCCCATTAACTGATGAAGATAGATGGGGATGGTTAAAACAATTAAGTCAAGTATCAAGTATAAAAGCTAAAGATCTGAAAAATATCACCAATATTTCTGTTGTTTCAtgttcaattttaaaaaaaaaatatcgagatttcattaaaaaaaattctgtTGATTCATTGATTAATTTCagatttgtatttttatatactacatttgaagaattaatgAATAGAGTTGAAAATAGGAAAGGTCATTATATGAAATCAGATATGGTGAAATCACAATATGATATTATGGAAATTCctaaagatgaagaattgtTGCAAAATGGTGGTGATGCAATTACTGTTGATACAAGTGGTAAATCACCtgaagaaatttttaaagaaattattggtACTGATAATATCttattaaaga